The Porites lutea chromosome 11, jaPorLute2.1, whole genome shotgun sequence genome includes a region encoding these proteins:
- the LOC140951939 gene encoding uncharacterized protein has product MAPKQIQIFVKGLQGKTTPIDIHEDATVKEFFSKLSKTTGIPEEEQRVIYAGRQLQSEKEGKRQRLKDYGLQHGSTVFLVLRLKGGSDVPPPKELDDAVELSDAPDMITWDDDPENKRAKMPCGHAITPESLTIYCRSLLDAGRSRFFCPYISQDQPPVYCGVEWDYIDVRRLAVLTDNEIKEFERKISKNYLIKAMGIQECPKCNSMVERSNKKHIRVVCPMCSKISKTPYEFCWHCLREWANDSSTEKCGNEDCSGVDKRLRILRNCQRKAIVGVVGCPSLRACLACGMLIEHIEACKHMRCRCGKEFCFICLKPKQGTSWPCGNYNEACTVAPVQTKIPGEDN; this is encoded by the exons ATGGCACCAAAACAGATTCAAATATTCGTGAAAGGTTTGCAAGGCAAGACAACCCCCATCGATATTCATGAG GATGCCACAGtaaaggaatttttttcaaagctatcGAAAACGACCGGCATTCCAGAAGAGGAGCAACGTGTCATCTATGCAGGAAGACAACTGCAGAGTGAGAAGGAGGGTAAACGCCAGCGCCTGAAGGACTACGGCTTGCAACATGGCTCCACAGTTTTCCTAGTCCTTCGTCTGAAGGGGGGATCAGATGTTCCCCCTCCGAAAGAACTGGATGACGCCGTAGAGCTGAGCGATGCCCCGGACATGATCACTTGGGATGACGATCCGGAAAACAAAAGAGCCAAGATGCCATGTGGACATGCAATAA ctcCTGAATCTCTGACAATTTATTGCCGCAGCCTATTGGACGCGGGTCGGTCGCGGTTTTTTTGTCCCTACATCAGCCAGGACCAGCCGCCGGTCTATTGTGGTGTGGAATGGGACTACATAGATGTCAGACGATTGGCTGTTTTGACAGATAATGAAATTAAGGAGTTTGAGAGGAAGATTTCCAAAAATTACCTGATAAAGGCTATGGGAATTCAAGAATGCCCTAAATGCAATTCAATGGTAGAAAGAAGCAACAAAAAGCATATCAGAGTGGTTTGTCCAATGTGCAGTAAGATTAGCAAGACGCCTTACGAGTTCTGCTGGCATTGTCTTCGAGAGTGGGCCAATGACTCTAGCACGGAAAAGTGTG GAAACGAGGACTGTTCAGGCGTAGACAAACGCCTCAGGATTCTGCGCAACTGTCAAAGGAAGGCTATCGTGGGAGTGGTGGGCTGCCCCTCTCTCCGCGCATGCCTAGCTTGTGGCATGCTTATCGAGCACATTGAAGCGTGCAAGCACATGCGCTGTCGATGTGGCAAGGAATTCTGCTTTATTTGTTTGAAGCCGAAACAAGGGACATCTTGGCCGTGTGGCAACTACAACGAAGCATGCACCGTGGCACCAGTGCAGACCAAGATCCCTGGAGAGGATAATTAA
- the LOC140951601 gene encoding ubiquitin conjugating enzyme E2 B-like codes for MSLQREFISRVQKELKQLQSLKPHGIEVSIPSDSLQLWEAMVPGPEESLYKGGRFKVQVYLPENYPLGHPTVRFLSPIYHLNVSPSTGHVCLGFLSEENWLPTRCVRDVLSAVFSLLIKPEPENSADQTLLQAFNNNRAFYDNKARRSAKRF; via the exons ATGAGCTTACAAAGGGAATTTATTTCCAG AGTACAGAAGGAGCTAAAGCAGCTACAGTCCCTTAAGCCTCATGGCATTGAAGTGAGCATTCCTTCTGACAGCCTTCAGTTATGGGAAGCTATGGTACCGGGGCCTGAAGAGTCTCTATACAAAG GAGGGCGATTCAAAGTTCAAGTGTATTTACC TGAGAACTATCCTCTGGGACATCCTACG GTTCGTTTTCTGTCTCCGATATACCACTTGAACGTAAGCCCTTCAACTGGTCACGTGTGCCTGGGCTTCTTATCCGAAGAAAACTGGTTACCAACTCGTTGCGTTCGAGATGTGTTGAGTGCTGTCTTCTCTCTGCTCATCAAGCCCGAGCCGGAGAACTCCGCTGACCAGACGTTACTACAGGCGTTTAATAACAACAGGGCGTTTTATGACAATAAGGCCCGAAGAAGCGCAAAGAGGTTTTGA